CCGCACCTTGCTGCGTACGAATATTCGACAACCCGCGCTCAGCAGCGGCAGCAGCAACCGTAGCCAGCATCTGCGGCGCAATGTCATAAGCCACGACAGATCCAGCAGAAACCGCAACCGCAAAACTCGCATGCCCCGCGCCGCATCCCATATCGAGCACCGCCGCGCCCGGCGTCGCCGCCACAGCAGCCGCCAGCGTCTGCAAATCCGCTCCCGTCGCGTGAACCTGGCTCGTCAAATACGAGGCTGCCGTCGAGCCGAACGCGTCGGCTACCTGATCTTGATGCTTCATCGTGTGCTCCTGTGCCTTCAGGGCTGTTTGTGAGGATAGGGTCAAAGTCGCGAGGCGCCTCGCCTGTCGCTACAATAGAGCCCGCCCTGTACCAGTACAAGTCAAGCAATTATTCTGGTATCAACATTACCAGCCACCGCCGTTTCGCCACATGACCACGCCGTCCCCCGCCGATTCCACCCCGCCGCTCGATGCATCGCCCGCCCGCGCGCTCGGCGAGTTCATCCGCGCGCATCGCGAGCGCCTGTCGCCGCAAGCCGTCGGCCTGCCGCCCGGCCCGCGTCGCCGCACACCCGGCCTGCGGCGCGAGGAAGTCGCGCAGCTGTGCGGCGTCAGCCCGACCTGGTACACCTGGATCGAACAGGGACGGCCCGTGTCCGCGTCCGCCGACGCGCTCGCGCGTATCGCCGTCGCGCTGCAGCTCTCGCGCGCCGAACGCGCGTATCTGTTCGAACTGGCCGCCCAGCGCGACCCGGCCGAGCCGGACCCCGCCGCCGCCGATACCCCCGCCATGCTGCTCAAGACCGTGCAGCTCGTCAGCGCGCCCGCTTACGTGCTCGACCGCCAGTTCACCGCGCTCGCCTGGAACGAGCCAGCGGCAGACCTGTTCGTCGGCTGGCTCGACGGCGAGCACGACCGCAACCTGCTGCGCTACACATTCCTGTCGCCGGATGCGCGCAGCCTGATCGTCGACTGGGAAATCCGCGCGCGGCGTCTCGCCGCCGAATATCGCGCCGATTCGATCCGCCATCAGAACGACGCGCCCACGCGCTCGCTGATCGACGAACTGTCCGCATCGAGCGATGCGTTCGCGCGCTTCTGGGCGTCGCAAGACGTCAACGAGCGCGAAGGCGGCCAGCGCCGCTTCGATCATCCGCGCGACGGCCACGTCGTCTACAACCAGATCACCTTCAAGCCCGCGCACCGCGAAGACCTGAAGCTCGTCGTGCTGATGCGCGAATGAGCTTTCCCGGCCACCCGAAAGCGGCCCGCACGGCGGGTGTTAAAATCGTTGTCTCCTTCGAGGCGGCGCGCGTCTCCATGCGCCGTCAGCGTCTTCACCTCGCATACTGCCCATCACCATGACGTCCCAACTGCATAAAAAAGGCGAAGCCTGGTCGGCTCGCTTCTCCGAGCCGATGTCGGAACTCGTCAAGCGCTACACGTCGTCGGTCTTCTTCGACAAGCGTCTGGCGCTCGTCGATATCGAAGGCTCGCTTGCGCACGCGTCGATGCTGGCCGCGCAAAAGATCATCAGCGCCGACGACCTCGCGGCAATCCAGCGCGGCATGGCGCAGATCAAGGGTGAAATCGAGCGCGGCGAGTTCGAATGGCAACTCGACCTCGAAGACGTGCACCTGAACATCGAAGCGCGCCTCACCGCCCTGATCGGCGATGCCGGCAAGCGCCTGCACACGGGCCGCTCGCGCAACGACCAGGTCGCGACCGACATCCGCCTGTGGCTGCGCGGCGAAATCGACCGTATCGGCGGTCTGCTGAAGGATCTGCGTCTCGCGCTCCTCGAACTCGCCGAAACCAACGCCGGCACGATCATGCCGGGCTTCACGCATTTGCAGGTCGCGCAGCCCGTGACGTTCGGCCATCACCTGCTCGCCTACGTCGAGATGTTCTCGCGCGACGCCGAGCGCATGGTGGATTGCCGCAAGCGCGTGAACCGCCTGCCGCTCGGCGCGGCGGCGCTCGCCGGCACGAGCTATCCGATCGACCGTCACGCCGTCGCGAAGACGCTCGGCTTCGACGGCATCTGCGCGAACTCGCTCGACGCCGTGTCCGACCGCGACTTCGCCATCGAATTCACGGCGGCGTCGGCGCTGATCATGACGCACGTGTCGCGCTTCTCCGAAGAACTCGTGCTGTGGATGAGCCCGCGCGTCGGCTTCATCGACATCGCCGACCGCTTCTGCACCGGCTCGTCGATCATGCCGCAGAAGAAGAACCCGGACGTGCCCGAACTGGCGCGCGGCAAGACGGGCCGCGTGAACGGCCATCTGATGGCGCTGCTCACGCTGATGAAAGGCCAGCCGCTCGCGTACAACAAGGACAATCAGGAAGACAAGGAGCCGCTGTTCGATACCGTCGACACCGTCGCCGATACGCTACGTATCTTCGCCGAGATGGTCGCGGGCATCACGGTGAAGGCGGACAACATGCGTGCGGCTGCACTGCAAGGCTTCTCGACGGCAACCGATCTCGCCGACTACCTCGTCAAGCGCGGCTTGCCGTTCCGCGACGCGCACGAAGCCGTCGCGCACGCGGTTCGTTTCTGCGAACAGCGCGGCTGCGATCTGGCCGATCTCACGCTCGACGAGATGAAGGCTGAACTGCCGAACGTCGCTTCGTTGCTGGGCGACGATGTGTTCGGCTATCTGACGCTCGAAGGCTCGGTGGCGAGCCGCAATCATCCGGGTGGCACCGCGCCGGATCAGGTGCGCGCCGCTGTTGCCGCTGCGCGGGCTGCGCTCGGCTAGGCCGCTTCCATTCGGCTGCTGAAAGGCGGACTCTCTGGCGAGGGTTCGCCTTTTTTGTTTTCGCACGGGTTGCCTGCGGCTTCAGACCCGTGCGCCTTCGCTGCACCGCGGCAACAGTGGGCCGCTGTCGCCTCGCCTGCCGTTGCGAAGCGCCGTCGTCGGCTACTATCACGGCAACCATCGGCTTTCATCGTTCACTGTCATGATCATCCGCCCACAACTCCGCTGGTTCCGCATGCTGCTCGCGTGGCGCGGTTCCGTGCTGCCCGAACTGCTGCCGCGTCTGTGCGTCATCCTGCTCATTTCGCTGGTCGCGCTCGCCGTGCATGTTCATCTGCTGAAGATCAGCATCAACATGACCACCACGCCGTTCTCGCTGATCGGCATTGCACTGGCTATCTTCCTCGGCTTTCGCAACAGCGCGAGCTATGACCGCTACTGGGAAGCGCGCAAGCTCTGGGGCAGCCTGCTCAACGAGACGCGTTCGCTCACGCGTCAGGTGTTGACGCTGCCGAACGCCCATATCGACGCAAGCGAAACGCAAGCCTTCGTGCAAGCCTTGTGCGGGTTCGCGCATGCGCTGCGGCATCAGTTGAGAGGTACGGACCCGTCGGAAGATCTGTCGACGAGACTCGACAAGCCGCTCTTCGAGCGCGTCATGTTGTCGCGCTATCGGCCCGCGACGATCATG
This is a stretch of genomic DNA from Paraburkholderia caribensis. It encodes these proteins:
- a CDS encoding helix-turn-helix transcriptional regulator → MTTPSPADSTPPLDASPARALGEFIRAHRERLSPQAVGLPPGPRRRTPGLRREEVAQLCGVSPTWYTWIEQGRPVSASADALARIAVALQLSRAERAYLFELAAQRDPAEPDPAAADTPAMLLKTVQLVSAPAYVLDRQFTALAWNEPAADLFVGWLDGEHDRNLLRYTFLSPDARSLIVDWEIRARRLAAEYRADSIRHQNDAPTRSLIDELSASSDAFARFWASQDVNEREGGQRRFDHPRDGHVVYNQITFKPAHREDLKLVVLMRE
- the argH gene encoding argininosuccinate lyase, whose product is MTSQLHKKGEAWSARFSEPMSELVKRYTSSVFFDKRLALVDIEGSLAHASMLAAQKIISADDLAAIQRGMAQIKGEIERGEFEWQLDLEDVHLNIEARLTALIGDAGKRLHTGRSRNDQVATDIRLWLRGEIDRIGGLLKDLRLALLELAETNAGTIMPGFTHLQVAQPVTFGHHLLAYVEMFSRDAERMVDCRKRVNRLPLGAAALAGTSYPIDRHAVAKTLGFDGICANSLDAVSDRDFAIEFTAASALIMTHVSRFSEELVLWMSPRVGFIDIADRFCTGSSIMPQKKNPDVPELARGKTGRVNGHLMALLTLMKGQPLAYNKDNQEDKEPLFDTVDTVADTLRIFAEMVAGITVKADNMRAAALQGFSTATDLADYLVKRGLPFRDAHEAVAHAVRFCEQRGCDLADLTLDEMKAELPNVASLLGDDVFGYLTLEGSVASRNHPGGTAPDQVRAAVAAARAALG
- a CDS encoding bestrophin family protein gives rise to the protein MIIRPQLRWFRMLLAWRGSVLPELLPRLCVILLISLVALAVHVHLLKISINMTTTPFSLIGIALAIFLGFRNSASYDRYWEARKLWGSLLNETRSLTRQVLTLPNAHIDASETQAFVQALCGFAHALRHQLRGTDPSEDLSTRLDKPLFERVMLSRYRPATIMLWLGEWTQRQARDGKLDAWTVQAIDRNLNGLSEVVGGCERIVSTPLPFAYSVMIHRTVYFFCAALPFGLVETVGVFTPVFSVFVAYTFMALDAIASQIEEPFGTDDNDLALDALSGFIEDAARDLLAQPSLQKTAAKDGYLLT